The proteins below are encoded in one region of Streptomyces cyanogenus:
- a CDS encoding AraC family transcriptional regulator: protein MLDRLNQAMEHIESHLDQRIEVSALARITVTSEYHFRRLFSSLAGMALSEYIRRRRLTVAGAQVLAGEPTLLEIAIRYGYTSGEAFARAFRAVHGVGPGEARRTGAALNSQPRLSFRLTVEGSNTMRYRIVEKDAFRVVGKKARVPLIYHGINPHIAEHIQSIPPETMLRVAGLSDQDPEGVVSATVRLSDDFEEGGELDYYHAVVTAADELPEGLDVLECPAGTWAVFENTGPFPQALQQMWGDVAAQWIPSNPYEYRPGPEILRTRPSEDDPAQSDAQLWIPVTRTTV, encoded by the coding sequence TTGCTGGATCGGCTGAACCAGGCCATGGAGCACATCGAAAGTCACCTCGACCAGCGCATCGAGGTGTCCGCGCTGGCCAGGATCACGGTCACGTCCGAGTACCACTTCCGGCGGCTGTTCTCGTCACTGGCGGGGATGGCGCTGTCGGAGTACATCCGACGCCGGCGGCTGACCGTCGCGGGGGCCCAGGTGCTGGCCGGGGAGCCGACCTTGCTGGAGATCGCAATCCGCTACGGCTACACCTCGGGGGAGGCCTTCGCCCGGGCGTTCCGCGCCGTGCACGGCGTCGGCCCCGGCGAGGCCAGGCGTACCGGTGCGGCTCTGAACTCGCAGCCCCGGCTCTCCTTCCGCCTCACCGTCGAAGGGAGCAACACCATGCGGTACCGCATCGTGGAGAAGGACGCGTTCCGGGTCGTCGGCAAGAAGGCCCGCGTCCCGCTGATCTACCACGGAATCAACCCGCACATCGCCGAGCACATCCAGAGCATCCCGCCGGAGACGATGCTGCGCGTCGCCGGCCTCTCGGACCAGGACCCGGAGGGCGTGGTGTCGGCGACCGTGCGCCTGTCGGACGACTTCGAGGAGGGCGGCGAACTCGACTACTACCACGCCGTGGTGACCGCTGCCGACGAGTTGCCCGAGGGCCTGGACGTGCTGGAGTGCCCGGCGGGCACCTGGGCCGTGTTCGAGAACACCGGGCCGTTCCCACAGGCACTGCAGCAGATGTGGGGTGACGTGGCCGCCCAGTGGATCCCGTCCAACCCGTACGAGTACCGGCCGGGGCCGGAGATCCTGCGCACCCGCCCGTCTGAGGACGACCCGGCGCAGTCCGACGCGCAGCTGTGGATCCCGGTGACCCGCACCACGGTCTGA
- a CDS encoding effector-associated constant component EACC1: MTSATSQELRIRTESGSGETDHGPDELRSLFDWLRHEDALRGRVRVEHAPIMPGEMGGGLDALVVALGPGGVGAAAVGALIGALATWVQHRRADLRITVTSENGRTVEVDGKRVDVPELVEVVERLLTEGQTGRDGEETPE, from the coding sequence GTGACATCGGCGACATCTCAAGAGCTGCGCATCCGCACCGAGTCCGGGTCCGGCGAGACCGATCATGGGCCCGACGAGCTGAGATCCCTCTTCGACTGGTTGCGGCACGAGGACGCGCTGCGCGGACGAGTGCGCGTCGAACACGCCCCGATCATGCCGGGCGAGATGGGGGGAGGGCTGGACGCCCTGGTGGTGGCCCTCGGCCCCGGCGGTGTGGGTGCGGCCGCGGTCGGCGCGCTGATCGGCGCTCTGGCCACCTGGGTCCAGCATCGCCGTGCGGACCTGCGGATCACCGTCACCAGCGAGAACGGACGCACCGTCGAGGTGGACGGCAAACGCGTCGACGTCCCCGAACTGGTCGAGGTCGTCGAGCGGTTGCTGACGGAGGGGCAGACAGGCAGGGACGGGGAGGAGACGCCGGAGTGA
- a CDS encoding HEAT repeat domain-containing protein — protein MFIGDVAKRSGVSARMLRHYESLGLVRPTGRSGSGYREYSGETIRRIFHIESLRSLGLSLRDVRRALDDPGFTPAELVDDLIRQTRDRIAAETELLRRLHRIGAAEPAGWEDVLQTVALLQALGSKSAGVRQRAALSAGEGVPVPVEALVDAVLSESEPNVAGALRWALAHMGEDGPALLAKGLDSPAAEVRERAVRSIAEIPNDEATALLQGALTHPDIVVCRCAALALGARGVADAVPTLIDMIVEEGNDVDASDALSTLAADPALADRIATGLVACLARDTIGPSARRRLTQALADIPGTTTSRALAQLSHDADRGVALTATYILKLRDAR, from the coding sequence GTGTTCATCGGTGACGTCGCGAAACGGTCCGGGGTCAGCGCCCGCATGCTCAGGCACTACGAGTCGCTCGGCCTGGTGCGGCCGACGGGCCGTAGCGGCTCCGGATATCGGGAGTACTCCGGCGAGACCATCCGGCGCATTTTCCACATCGAGAGCCTGCGGTCGTTGGGGCTGTCACTGCGCGACGTCAGGCGCGCGCTCGACGACCCCGGCTTCACGCCCGCGGAACTCGTCGACGACCTCATCCGTCAGACGCGGGACCGCATCGCAGCGGAGACGGAGTTGCTCAGGCGACTCCACAGGATCGGGGCCGCGGAACCCGCCGGATGGGAGGACGTCCTCCAGACCGTCGCGCTCCTCCAGGCGCTGGGCTCGAAGAGCGCGGGGGTGCGGCAGCGGGCGGCCCTCTCTGCGGGCGAGGGAGTTCCCGTGCCGGTGGAAGCACTGGTCGACGCGGTGCTGAGCGAGTCGGAGCCGAACGTCGCCGGAGCTCTTCGCTGGGCCCTGGCGCACATGGGCGAGGACGGGCCGGCACTGCTGGCGAAGGGTCTCGACTCACCCGCGGCCGAGGTGCGCGAACGTGCCGTCCGGTCCATCGCCGAGATCCCGAACGACGAGGCGACCGCCCTGCTGCAGGGCGCCCTGACGCACCCCGACATCGTGGTGTGCAGATGCGCGGCTCTGGCGCTCGGGGCGCGGGGAGTGGCCGACGCGGTCCCGACGCTCATCGACATGATCGTCGAGGAGGGGAACGACGTCGACGCGTCCGATGCACTGAGCACGCTGGCGGCTGATCCGGCCTTGGCAGACCGGATCGCCACCGGGCTCGTCGCATGCCTCGCCCGGGACACCATCGGACCGTCCGCACGTCGACGGCTGACACAGGCGCTCGCGGACATCCCTGGGACCACGACGTCACGTGCCCTCGCACAGCTGTCACATGACGCAGACCGTGGCGTGGCGCTCACCGCGACCTACATTCTCAAACTGCGCGACGCGCGATGA
- a CDS encoding SpoIIE family protein phosphatase → MTPKIDYPGVFAALPSPCLVLGTDLVIADANPAFCEVTGRNRGELLGQYLFDVFPDNPADPEADGVITLKSSLHRVLSSGQTDHMALQKYDIPVPGSPEVFKERWWTAINVPVLGPDGKVAWIIHRSEDMTDVARARRTAHLPPVSPGREAAMEAELYARARQLQHLNEELRQAHARERRVAVALQEAMLHSPDLARHPNIAVRYLPATGSLNVCGDWYDAVDLAGDRFTVTVGDVVGHGLMAATVMGRLRSALSAATRTVHGPAQALEVLGLYARSVEGALAATAVQVLVDCQSHLLIYSSAGHPPPALLHPDGSCHLLDQATDPPLGARPEHVPRPQANMTYTPGDTLVLYTDGLIERRGEDIDTGLTRLTTTLATCTEFGAEHLADALLSRLGLAGGATDDIAIVVVRLDGTTRPY, encoded by the coding sequence GTGACACCGAAGATCGACTACCCAGGGGTGTTCGCCGCCCTTCCGAGCCCGTGCCTGGTGCTGGGCACGGACCTGGTGATCGCCGATGCCAACCCGGCCTTCTGCGAGGTGACCGGACGCAACCGGGGCGAGCTGCTCGGGCAGTACCTCTTCGACGTCTTCCCGGACAACCCCGCCGACCCGGAGGCCGACGGAGTGATCACGCTGAAGTCCTCACTGCACCGTGTCCTGTCCTCCGGCCAGACGGATCACATGGCACTGCAGAAGTACGACATCCCGGTCCCCGGCAGCCCCGAGGTGTTCAAGGAACGGTGGTGGACCGCGATCAACGTGCCCGTCCTCGGCCCGGACGGAAAGGTCGCCTGGATCATCCACCGGTCCGAGGACATGACCGACGTCGCCCGCGCCCGCCGCACCGCGCACCTGCCGCCGGTCAGCCCCGGCCGGGAAGCGGCCATGGAAGCCGAGCTGTACGCCCGGGCGCGGCAGCTGCAGCATCTGAACGAGGAGCTGCGACAGGCCCACGCACGGGAACGGCGCGTCGCCGTCGCCCTGCAGGAAGCCATGCTCCACTCCCCCGATCTGGCCCGGCACCCGAATATCGCCGTGCGCTACCTGCCCGCGACCGGATCACTGAACGTGTGCGGCGACTGGTACGACGCGGTCGACCTTGCCGGGGACCGTTTCACCGTCACGGTCGGCGACGTGGTCGGCCACGGGCTCATGGCCGCCACCGTCATGGGCAGGCTGCGCAGCGCACTGAGCGCCGCCACCCGCACCGTCCACGGCCCCGCCCAGGCGCTGGAGGTCCTCGGGCTCTACGCCCGCTCGGTCGAGGGAGCGCTGGCCGCCACCGCCGTCCAGGTCCTCGTCGACTGCCAGAGCCACCTGCTCATCTACAGCAGCGCCGGCCACCCGCCTCCCGCCCTGTTGCACCCGGACGGCTCCTGCCACCTGCTCGACCAGGCCACCGACCCGCCGCTGGGTGCCCGCCCCGAACACGTCCCCCGCCCCCAGGCCAACATGACCTACACCCCCGGCGACACCCTGGTCCTCTACACCGACGGCCTGATCGAACGCCGCGGTGAGGACATCGACACCGGTCTGACCCGCTTGACCACCACGCTCGCCACCTGCACCGAGTTCGGCGCGGAACACCTCGCCGACGCCCTCCTCTCCCGCCTGGGTCTGGCCGGCGGCGCCACCGACGACATCGCCATCGTCGTCGTCCGCCTGGACGGAACGACCCGACCGTACTGA
- a CDS encoding HEAT repeat domain-containing protein, whose product MTRPKEDTNTVRALQGLENNSSSVRLRAALAVGTTPAPEFLGKLIERCAIEPEFSVREMLTWALTRHEASMTVPLLLDEVRSERAQARSQALHTLSKIGDRKAWPAITPALLSDPDDDVARSAWRAAVVLVPEDQEQELAVALATQLGRGERETQLSLSRALIALGEVMLPALGAATTDLDPRVRAHAVATERLWRDPDAGFEFAIEEAKRIVALGGAGQEGQ is encoded by the coding sequence ATGACCAGGCCAAAAGAGGACACGAACACGGTGCGGGCTCTTCAGGGGCTGGAGAACAACAGCTCGTCGGTGCGGCTGCGGGCAGCGCTGGCGGTCGGCACTACCCCGGCCCCGGAGTTCCTCGGCAAGCTCATCGAGCGATGCGCGATCGAACCGGAGTTCTCCGTGCGTGAAATGCTGACGTGGGCTCTCACCCGCCACGAGGCGTCGATGACGGTCCCGTTGCTTCTCGACGAAGTCCGCTCGGAGCGTGCGCAGGCACGGAGCCAGGCGCTGCACACCCTGTCCAAGATCGGGGACCGGAAGGCGTGGCCGGCCATCACACCGGCGCTGCTGTCCGACCCCGACGACGACGTGGCCCGGAGCGCTTGGCGGGCAGCGGTCGTGCTCGTACCCGAAGATCAGGAGCAGGAGCTTGCCGTAGCGTTGGCGACACAACTCGGGCGCGGCGAACGCGAGACGCAGCTCAGCCTGAGCCGGGCACTGATCGCGCTCGGCGAGGTGATGTTGCCGGCACTGGGCGCCGCGACGACGGATCTCGACCCGCGCGTGCGGGCACACGCCGTCGCCACGGAACGACTGTGGCGCGACCCGGACGCAGGATTCGAGTTCGCGATCGAGGAGGCGAAGCGCATAGTGGCCCTCGGCGGGGCCGGCCAGGAAGGGCAGTAG
- a CDS encoding phosphatase PAP2 family protein — MSVWREPRVVLWTAAAVTALGFLVALEIAARHYGMPGPMTNQVKEVILPPKSGPLLYAGMALMMVVLTWRERAIAAVAAVGVDLVLLLVRWAAGIKSPHGYGHPFGNGALWVVLAYAVIAVTRRTGPERTLLLKGVGLALLLVAGRKTGDAWLLITSKTRPLVLDQYVATADHALGNPSWLAGRLVRATGTIGAHILDYVYIQLAVAAVVVALYQLRHVATERRFPRHHLVRTFLVIGLLGPGIYMIFPVVGPIFAYGTDGGHWAAAHLWPDTPPPLHTPHPMPFDQITPRNCMPSLHTAWATAIFLHSRTGPRILRFAGTFWLIATLGATLGFGYHYGADILAGIVFTLTIETALRAQARGWDRAATHLVTHGATVFTALLLSYRYLPAPMAQHPWLSGPLLLLATASVIHAYQRTTKLWHPTPTPLPQPEPQPEPEPV; from the coding sequence TTGAGTGTGTGGCGTGAGCCGCGGGTGGTGCTGTGGACCGCGGCAGCGGTCACGGCTCTGGGATTCCTCGTCGCGTTGGAGATCGCCGCGCGTCACTACGGTATGCCGGGGCCGATGACCAACCAGGTGAAGGAAGTGATCCTTCCACCCAAGTCGGGGCCTTTGCTGTACGCCGGGATGGCGTTGATGATGGTGGTCCTCACCTGGCGTGAACGGGCGATCGCGGCCGTCGCGGCGGTGGGTGTCGACCTGGTCCTGCTGCTGGTGCGCTGGGCGGCCGGCATCAAGTCCCCCCACGGTTACGGCCACCCCTTCGGCAACGGCGCCCTGTGGGTGGTACTGGCGTACGCGGTCATCGCCGTCACCCGCCGCACCGGCCCCGAACGGACCCTGCTGCTCAAAGGCGTGGGGCTGGCTCTGCTGCTGGTGGCCGGCCGCAAGACCGGCGACGCCTGGCTGCTGATCACCTCCAAGACCCGCCCGCTGGTCCTGGACCAGTACGTCGCCACCGCCGACCACGCCCTGGGCAACCCCTCCTGGCTCGCGGGCCGGCTGGTCCGGGCCACCGGCACCATCGGCGCACACATCCTGGACTACGTCTACATCCAGCTCGCCGTCGCCGCGGTCGTCGTCGCCCTGTACCAACTGCGCCACGTCGCCACCGAACGCCGCTTCCCCCGCCACCACCTGGTGCGCACCTTCCTGGTCATCGGCCTCCTCGGCCCCGGCATCTACATGATCTTCCCCGTGGTCGGACCGATCTTCGCCTACGGCACCGACGGCGGCCACTGGGCAGCAGCCCACCTGTGGCCCGACACCCCGCCACCCCTGCACACCCCCCACCCCATGCCCTTCGACCAGATCACCCCCCGCAACTGCATGCCCAGCCTCCACACCGCCTGGGCCACCGCGATCTTCCTCCACTCCCGCACCGGCCCGCGCATCCTGCGCTTCGCCGGCACCTTCTGGCTGATCGCCACCCTCGGCGCCACCCTCGGCTTCGGCTACCACTACGGCGCGGACATCCTCGCCGGCATCGTCTTCACCCTCACCATCGAAACCGCACTACGCGCCCAGGCGCGCGGCTGGGACCGCGCCGCCACCCACCTGGTCACCCACGGCGCAACGGTGTTCACCGCCCTGCTGCTGTCCTACCGCTACCTGCCGGCCCCCATGGCCCAACACCCCTGGCTGTCCGGCCCCCTCCTCCTCCTGGCCACAGCCTCCGTCATCCACGCCTACCAGCGCACCACCAAACTCTGGCACCCCACCCCGACCCCCCTACCCCAACCCGAACCCCAACCCGAACCCGAACCCGTCTGA
- a CDS encoding caspase, EACC1-associated type, producing MTRFPDPAGSRAVLIGVSRYEHPKLPGLPAVRANLADLKAVLTDPVNGTLRDEHCVMVHEPRVPTDFGLPVTEAAGEATDVLLVYYAGHGIVDGQGRLHLAVFHTDPARTSVTALPYDVLREAMLDSRAAVKVLVLDCCFSGRATGPMGDEQGLVGGQIDIAGTYVLASSSATKPSRALPGATHTAFTEALLAALRHPDPLTLDALFDTVHHHLLARSLPLPERRVMNTAGGLTLVKGPPAAAHPGDTPPGEGAPPARWNRRGFLVVGSAAGLALGTAALEWVVESWSDHDTSGPSGPSSSGSPVTKVTGAPSPGQTLAAHKGAVLSVAFRPAGEILASGSADRTIRLWKVTDPAKPVPFVSLTAPTDNVDAVAFSPDGGLLAGGGNDNAVRLWKTTDPTKPKPLSRLTGHTDAVFSVAFNPDGTVLASGSADRTLRLWNVSDPAQPTPMGRPGTGHTDAVLSVAFSPDPSLMATGSADNSILLWNVATPPATVGAPVPGHKNRVHSVVFSPDGKVLASAGGDRTVRLWNVTDLANPTQIGAPLTGHTDAVYCLAFTTDGKVLASAGADKRIRLWNLTDPAKPKPLGRPLVGHTDAVHSVAFTTDGKLLASAGSDNKIRLWTVTG from the coding sequence GTGACCCGGTTCCCGGATCCGGCTGGTTCGCGGGCCGTCCTGATCGGCGTGAGCCGGTACGAACACCCCAAACTGCCCGGGCTCCCGGCGGTGCGGGCGAACCTCGCCGATTTGAAGGCGGTCCTCACGGACCCGGTCAACGGGACTCTGCGGGACGAGCACTGTGTCATGGTCCACGAGCCCCGGGTCCCGACCGACTTCGGCCTCCCCGTCACCGAGGCCGCCGGCGAGGCCACGGACGTACTGCTCGTCTACTACGCAGGTCACGGAATCGTCGACGGGCAGGGCAGGCTCCATCTGGCCGTGTTCCACACCGACCCGGCGCGGACGAGCGTGACCGCGCTCCCTTACGACGTCCTCCGGGAGGCGATGCTCGACAGTCGCGCGGCGGTCAAGGTGCTCGTACTCGACTGCTGCTTCTCCGGCCGGGCGACCGGTCCGATGGGGGACGAGCAAGGGCTGGTCGGCGGGCAGATCGACATCGCCGGCACGTACGTCCTCGCCTCGTCATCGGCGACCAAGCCCTCGCGGGCTCTGCCGGGCGCGACCCACACCGCCTTCACCGAGGCACTGCTCGCGGCGCTGCGCCACCCGGATCCGCTCACCCTCGACGCGTTGTTCGACACCGTGCACCACCACCTCCTCGCCCGGTCGTTACCACTGCCCGAGCGGCGGGTGATGAACACGGCGGGAGGTCTCACCCTGGTGAAGGGCCCGCCCGCCGCAGCGCACCCCGGCGACACGCCCCCCGGCGAGGGGGCGCCGCCGGCCCGGTGGAACCGGCGCGGGTTTCTGGTCGTGGGCTCCGCCGCCGGTCTGGCCCTCGGTACCGCGGCCCTGGAATGGGTGGTTGAAAGCTGGTCGGACCACGACACATCGGGCCCCAGTGGACCGTCGTCGAGCGGCTCCCCCGTGACGAAGGTGACCGGTGCACCCTCGCCCGGGCAGACCCTCGCCGCTCACAAGGGGGCCGTCCTGTCGGTGGCGTTCCGTCCTGCCGGTGAGATCCTGGCCAGCGGCAGCGCGGATCGGACGATCCGGTTGTGGAAGGTGACCGACCCGGCGAAGCCGGTACCGTTCGTCTCCCTCACCGCCCCCACGGACAACGTCGACGCGGTGGCTTTCAGCCCCGACGGCGGCCTCCTGGCCGGCGGCGGCAACGACAACGCGGTCCGGCTGTGGAAGACGACCGATCCCACGAAACCGAAGCCGCTCAGCCGGCTGACCGGCCACACGGATGCCGTCTTCTCGGTCGCCTTCAACCCCGACGGCACCGTCCTGGCCAGCGGCAGCGCGGATCGGACGCTCCGCCTCTGGAATGTGTCGGACCCCGCGCAGCCGACACCCATGGGCCGGCCCGGCACCGGCCACACCGATGCCGTCCTCTCCGTGGCGTTCAGTCCCGACCCGAGCCTCATGGCCACCGGCAGCGCCGACAACTCGATCCTGCTGTGGAACGTGGCCACCCCGCCGGCCACCGTGGGCGCACCCGTCCCCGGCCACAAGAACCGCGTGCACAGCGTGGTGTTCAGCCCCGACGGCAAGGTCCTGGCCAGCGCAGGCGGGGATCGGACGGTCCGCCTGTGGAACGTGACCGACCTCGCGAACCCGACCCAGATCGGCGCCCCCCTCACCGGCCACACGGACGCGGTCTACTGCCTCGCCTTCACCACCGACGGAAAGGTCCTGGCCAGCGCCGGTGCCGACAAGAGGATCCGCCTCTGGAACCTGACCGACCCGGCGAAGCCGAAACCGCTCGGCCGCCCCCTCGTCGGCCACACCGACGCCGTTCACTCGGTCGCCTTCACCACCGACGGCAAGCTCCTCGCCAGTGCCGGCTCCGACAACAAGATCCGCCTCTGGACGGTCACAGGCTGA